AGCCCCATCGCCTTACCAATTAGCCATGCAGGCACCATGATGCCGATACTAACAGCAAATAAAATCACAGCTGGAATCAGCGCCTGAGAGGAAAAGGGGACCTTACTCAAGCTGAGCAGGATTACCGCAGGCAAGGCAAAATCTGTGGTCAGGCGGCCAAATACACCCTGCTCTTCGGTGAGAATAACTCGATGCTTACGTAAAAAGATCGCCGTGGCACAGAGGGCCACCAGGATAACCAGGGCTTCCACCAGACTTTGGAACTGTGACATTTCACCCACCTGTAGGGTAGCAGTGCATAAACCACTTCCCATACTTATTTAAAGTGATGAGAGAGCCACAACAGGCTTTGGCTAATAGAACCTCGGCCTGGCTTTTAGTCCGGATTTATTCCACAGAGAAATTGTTAGATGGAAAAAGAATAAGTCATAAATCGAAATTCGATTAGCTTAGCCGGACCCGAAAAATCTCCGCTTAATGCCCGTGCTGCAATGGCAACCAACGCGACTCGCGGTAACAGAAAAGCCCCCAGGCGACCATCACCACTTCCAGGGCCAAAAACAGCAGGTTGCGCTCATCAAAGCTACCAGTCGTCAACATGCCAAAGAGCCTGCCGAGAGCAAATCCAATATAAGAGAGGGACAAGGCCGCATAAGCTGCTCTGCGGTGCGGACGCATGGCCAGGGCTATTAAAAGAATCACAGCAATTGCCAGCATGAAGCCGCCGTAAGTAGCGAGAAATTCTGGCACCGCAGCAGGAGAAACAAATGACATGCCGATTGCCGCAACAAAGGCTTCCGGGTTAACTAAAGCGCCCAAACCTATGGACGCAAAAATCAACAAATTAAGAGTCAAGTAGACCCGTCCCAAATATTTCAACTGCAAGTCCTCTCCACCAGCGGTGATCAAATATCTCGGGAAATGATTGCCGCAAAGCCGCTGCCGTTCCCAAAAGCCTGACTAAAGTATATATGAGGTTAAAGCCGCCACTCTTCCTATCAGGTCACCAACCCTGTGTAAATTGGCCGGTAACAGGATGCCTTACTTCCTGGCAAAACGGTTGGCGCCCTCCATACTTACAGGTCGCCACCCCTAACTCTCACGACTTACCCAAAACAGGGCCGATGCATGAGAGCACTAATCAAAGAGCCACTAATTCATATGCTAATCATCGGCGGCCTGCTGTTTATCCTTGATACGCTTGTACAAGAACAGCCCAGTGACCGCAACAAAATTGTCATAACTGAAGGCCATATTGAGCATCTCTCCGCAGTCTTTGCCCGCCGCTGGCAACGCACTCCCTCCCCTGATGAAGTGCAGCAGCTCGTGGAAAACTATGTTCGTGAAGAAATACTGTATCGCGAGGCACTGAACCTCGGCCTGGATCACAACGATACGGTGATCCGACGGCGCCTGCGTATGAAAATGGAATTTGTTGCCAGGGATCTCAACAACACTCTCACACCATCAGACAACACACTTCAACTGTATCTGGACCAAAACACACACCGCTACCAACACCCGGCCCAATTCAGCTTCAGGCAACTTTACTTCCCAGCCAGTAGTAACACCGAAGATATCAAAAAGTCCCTGAGCTGGCTCAATCAGGGTGTAG
This DNA window, taken from Microbulbifer sp. GL-2, encodes the following:
- a CDS encoding DUF4345 family protein, coding for MQLKYLGRVYLTLNLLIFASIGLGALVNPEAFVAAIGMSFVSPAAVPEFLATYGGFMLAIAVILLIALAMRPHRRAAYAALSLSYIGFALGRLFGMLTTGSFDERNLLFLALEVVMVAWGLFCYRESRWLPLQHGH
- a CDS encoding peptidyl-prolyl cis-trans isomerase, whose product is MRALIKEPLIHMLIIGGLLFILDTLVQEQPSDRNKIVITEGHIEHLSAVFARRWQRTPSPDEVQQLVENYVREEILYREALNLGLDHNDTVIRRRLRMKMEFVARDLNNTLTPSDNTLQLYLDQNTHRYQHPAQFSFRQLYFPASSNTEDIKKSLSWLNQGVDYAASADSTLLPERISDESDVRIDQLFGPGFSAQLAKASLGKWSGPFESAYGWHLVFLKESQPPRAALLYEIRAEILRDWRLHERKTVLEQQYQQYRENYTVRIEPLSGNSDTVALK